A genomic window from Micromonospora ferruginea includes:
- the rpsR gene encoding 30S ribosomal protein S18 gives MAKAAALRKPKKKVNPLDKDGITYIDYKDTALLRKFISDRGKIRARRVTGVTSQQQRQIARAVKNAREMALLPYTATAR, from the coding sequence ATGGCGAAGGCTGCGGCACTGCGCAAGCCGAAGAAGAAGGTGAACCCGCTCGACAAGGACGGGATCACCTATATCGATTACAAGGACACCGCGCTGCTGCGCAAGTTCATCTCCGACCGCGGCAAGATCCGCGCTCGACGGGTGACCGGCGTGACCTCGCAGCAGCAGCGGCAGATCGCCCGTGCGGTCAAGAACGCCCGCGAGATGGCGCTCCTGCCGTACACGGCCACGGCACGCTGA
- a CDS encoding deoxyribonuclease IV, whose translation MRIGAHVDPADPLAEAAAREADAVQFFLADPQGWKAPKPREDAERLRTADVDLYVHAPYVINVATLNNRIRIPSRKLLLGHATAAAAVGAKGLIVHGGHVTAGDDLAKGFDNWRKTFAYAADSGGFPLPVLIENTAGGDNACARHLDALARLWDALGDHEVGFCLDTCHAHAGGEDLLGLVDRVKAITGRIDLVHANNSKGAFDSGQDRHDNLTGGTIDPELLVAVIRAAGAPVIVETPGGVEGQASDIAFLRGQLGAGA comes from the coding sequence ATGCGTATCGGAGCCCACGTCGATCCGGCCGACCCACTGGCCGAGGCGGCCGCCCGGGAGGCGGACGCGGTGCAGTTCTTCCTCGCCGACCCGCAGGGCTGGAAGGCCCCGAAGCCGCGCGAGGACGCCGAACGCCTGCGCACCGCCGACGTCGACCTCTACGTCCACGCGCCGTACGTGATCAACGTGGCCACGCTCAACAACCGGATCCGCATCCCCAGCCGCAAGCTCCTGCTGGGCCACGCCACCGCCGCCGCGGCCGTCGGCGCGAAGGGGCTGATCGTGCACGGCGGCCACGTCACCGCCGGCGACGACCTCGCCAAGGGCTTCGACAACTGGCGCAAGACCTTCGCGTACGCGGCCGACTCCGGCGGCTTCCCGCTGCCGGTGCTGATCGAGAACACCGCCGGCGGTGACAACGCCTGCGCCCGGCACCTCGACGCGCTGGCCCGGCTCTGGGACGCGCTCGGCGACCACGAGGTCGGTTTCTGCCTCGACACCTGTCACGCCCACGCCGGCGGCGAGGATCTGCTCGGCCTGGTCGACCGGGTGAAGGCCATCACCGGCCGGATCGACCTGGTCCACGCCAACAACTCCAAGGGCGCCTTCGACTCGGGCCAGGACCGCCACGACAACCTCACGGGCGGCACGATCGATCCCGAGCTGCTGGTCGCGGTCATCCGGGCGGCCGGCGCACCGGTGATCGTCGAGACCCCGGGAGGCGTCGAGGGCCAGGCGTCCGACATCGCGTTCCTGCGCGGGCAGCTGGGTGCCGGGGCATGA
- the dnaB gene encoding replicative DNA helicase, with protein sequence MSVTDETRAERPGGQPSEPPRRDASFEKTPPQDVAAEQCVLGGMLLSKDAIADVVEILKTNDFYRPVHATIFDAILDIYGRGEPADPITVAAALADSGDLARIGGAPYLHTLIASVPTAANAAYYARIVGERAVLRRLVEAGTRIVQLGYGTGPSGSRDVDDIVDLAQQAVYEITEKRVSEDFAILADMLQPTLDEIEAVGAQGGVMTGVPTGFTDLDRLLNGLHAGQLIIVAGRPGLGKSTASMDFARNAAIRANQAAAIFSLEMSKVEIVMRLLSAEARVPLHILRSGQLSDDDWTKLARCMGEISEAPLFVDDTPSMNLMEIRAKARRLKQKHDLKLIVVDYLQLMTSPKRTESRQQEVADLSRGLKLLAKEVECPVIAVSQLNRGPEQRTDKRPQLSDLRESGSIEQDADVVILLHRDDYYDKESPRAGEADFIVAKHRNGPTDTVTVAAQLHLSRFVDMAIV encoded by the coding sequence GTGTCGGTCACCGACGAGACGCGCGCGGAACGGCCCGGGGGACAACCGTCCGAGCCGCCGCGCCGGGACGCGTCCTTCGAGAAGACCCCGCCCCAGGACGTCGCCGCCGAGCAGTGCGTCCTCGGCGGCATGCTGCTCTCCAAGGACGCCATCGCGGACGTCGTGGAGATCCTCAAGACCAACGACTTCTACCGCCCGGTGCACGCCACCATCTTCGACGCGATCCTCGACATCTACGGTCGCGGCGAACCCGCCGACCCGATCACCGTGGCGGCGGCGCTCGCCGACTCCGGCGACCTCGCCCGGATCGGCGGCGCTCCCTACCTGCACACCCTGATCGCGAGCGTGCCCACCGCGGCCAACGCCGCCTACTACGCCCGCATCGTCGGCGAGCGGGCCGTGCTCCGCCGGCTGGTCGAGGCCGGCACCCGGATCGTGCAGCTCGGCTACGGCACCGGCCCGAGCGGCAGCCGGGACGTGGACGACATCGTCGACCTCGCCCAGCAGGCCGTCTACGAGATCACCGAGAAGCGGGTCAGCGAGGACTTCGCGATCCTCGCCGACATGCTCCAGCCGACGCTGGACGAGATCGAGGCGGTCGGCGCCCAGGGTGGCGTGATGACCGGCGTGCCGACCGGCTTCACCGACCTCGACCGGCTGCTCAACGGCCTGCACGCGGGCCAATTGATCATCGTGGCCGGGCGGCCCGGTTTGGGAAAATCGACCGCCTCAATGGACTTCGCCCGAAATGCGGCTATTCGCGCCAACCAGGCGGCGGCCATCTTCTCGCTGGAGATGAGCAAGGTCGAGATCGTCATGCGACTCCTCTCGGCCGAGGCCCGCGTACCGCTGCACATTCTTCGCAGCGGACAGCTCTCCGACGACGACTGGACCAAGCTGGCCCGCTGCATGGGCGAGATCAGCGAGGCGCCGCTCTTCGTCGACGACACCCCGAGCATGAACCTGATGGAGATCCGGGCGAAGGCACGTCGGCTGAAGCAGAAGCACGACCTGAAGCTGATCGTCGTCGACTATCTCCAGCTCATGACGTCACCGAAGCGCACCGAGAGCCGGCAGCAGGAGGTCGCGGACCTGTCCCGTGGCCTGAAGCTGCTGGCCAAGGAGGTCGAGTGCCCGGTGATCGCGGTCAGCCAGCTAAACCGTGGCCCCGAGCAGCGTACCGACAAGCGTCCCCAGTTGTCCGATCTGCGGGAATCGGGATCTATTGAGCAGGATGCTGACGTTGTTATTCTTTTGCACCGCGACGACTACTACGACAAGGAGTCGCCGCGAGCCGGGGAGGCGGACTTCATTGTTGCCAAGCACAGAAATGGTCCGACCGACACGGTGACGGTTGCGGCCCAGCTACACCTGTCGCGTTTCGTGGACATGGCCATCGTCTGA
- a CDS encoding maleylpyruvate isomerase N-terminal domain-containing protein — MSPIRQHEALAQAYTGITAAVSPLDDAGLQRQTRCRGWLVADLLFHVLCDAQRALVALASPAPGPADVDDVSYWRAFTPGGDDGADAKHAWWARRSAAAFDRPTGVVRIWSDTAPAAARAAAAADPDGCVTTQGHVLRVPDFLATLTTEAVVHHLDLVVDLPDAPLPAADPTRVAVTTMDGLLPDEAVCPAGWDDHEYLLKATGRVPLTDRDRFELGEAAGWFPLLG; from the coding sequence ATGAGCCCGATCCGGCAGCACGAGGCGCTGGCCCAGGCGTACACCGGCATCACCGCCGCCGTCAGCCCACTGGACGACGCCGGCCTGCAACGACAGACCCGCTGCCGGGGCTGGCTCGTCGCCGACCTGCTCTTCCACGTGCTCTGCGACGCCCAACGCGCGCTCGTGGCGCTGGCCAGCCCGGCACCCGGCCCGGCCGACGTGGACGACGTCAGCTACTGGCGGGCGTTCACCCCCGGCGGCGACGACGGGGCCGACGCGAAACACGCGTGGTGGGCCCGCCGCTCGGCCGCCGCCTTCGACCGTCCCACCGGCGTGGTCCGGATCTGGTCCGACACCGCCCCGGCCGCCGCCCGCGCCGCCGCCGCAGCCGACCCGGACGGATGCGTGACCACGCAGGGGCACGTGCTGCGCGTACCCGATTTTCTCGCCACCCTGACCACCGAGGCGGTCGTGCACCACCTCGACCTGGTGGTGGACCTGCCGGACGCGCCGCTGCCGGCGGCGGACCCGACGCGGGTGGCGGTGACCACGATGGACGGGCTGCTGCCCGACGAGGCGGTATGCCCGGCCGGCTGGGACGACCACGAGTATCTGCTCAAGGCCACCGGGCGGGTGCCGCTGACCGACCGGGACCGGTTCGAGCTGGGCGAGGCGGCGGGCTGGTTCCCCCTGCTCGGCTGA
- the rpsF gene encoding 30S ribosomal protein S6 — protein MRHYEVMVILDPSLEERTVAPSLDTYLNVIRTAGGSVEKTDVWGRRRLAYEINKKAEGIYAVVDLQATPEAVAELDRQLRLNESVLRTKVIRPEMR, from the coding sequence TTGCGTCACTATGAAGTCATGGTGATCCTCGATCCCAGCCTCGAGGAGCGCACCGTCGCCCCGTCTCTCGACACGTACCTGAACGTGATCCGGACCGCGGGTGGCTCGGTGGAGAAGACCGACGTGTGGGGCCGCCGGCGCCTCGCGTACGAGATCAACAAGAAGGCCGAGGGCATCTACGCCGTCGTCGACCTCCAGGCGACGCCGGAGGCCGTGGCCGAGCTGGACCGTCAGCTCCGACTCAACGAGTCGGTGCTGCGCACCAAGGTCATTCGCCCGGAGATGCGCTGA
- the rplI gene encoding 50S ribosomal protein L9, with the protein MKIILTQEVSGLGSPGDIVEVKDGFGRNYLLPQGFAIAWTKGAEKQVTVIKRARSAREVRDLGHANEIKGQLEGLKVNLKARAGDGGRLFGSVTPAEIVDAVKAAGGPSLDRRRLETPGHIKSLGAYPVSIRLHPEVTAKFDLNVVKG; encoded by the coding sequence ATGAAGATCATCCTCACTCAGGAGGTGTCCGGCCTCGGCTCTCCGGGCGACATCGTCGAGGTCAAGGACGGCTTCGGCCGTAACTACCTGCTGCCGCAGGGCTTCGCGATCGCCTGGACCAAGGGCGCCGAGAAGCAGGTCACGGTCATCAAGCGGGCCCGCTCGGCCCGCGAGGTCCGCGACCTCGGCCACGCCAACGAGATCAAGGGCCAGCTCGAGGGCCTGAAGGTCAACCTGAAGGCCCGCGCCGGCGACGGCGGGCGGCTCTTCGGTTCGGTCACCCCGGCCGAGATCGTCGACGCCGTCAAGGCGGCCGGCGGCCCGAGCCTGGACCGTCGCCGGCTGGAGACGCCCGGCCACATCAAGTCGCTCGGCGCCTACCCGGTCAGCATCCGGCTGCACCCCGAGGTGACCGCCAAGTTTGACCTGAACGTGGTCAAGGGCTGA
- a CDS encoding phosphoribosyltransferase, whose product MTTYRDRAEAGRDLAERLTDLAGRPDVIVLGLVRGGVPVARVIADRLNAPLDVLVVRKLGVPWAPEVAYGALGPGGVQVLNEAVAGRISENDRAQVRRREQAELDRREQRYRGDRPPLDLTNRTAVVVDDGLATGATARAAVQVARHLGAARVLVAVPVGSPQAYDMLAATADTVVSCQLPPDFAAVGAYYDDFHEVSDDEVTQALTAIA is encoded by the coding sequence ATGACCACCTACCGCGACCGGGCCGAGGCGGGACGGGACCTCGCCGAGCGCCTCACCGACCTCGCCGGTCGGCCCGACGTCATCGTCCTCGGCCTGGTCCGCGGCGGCGTACCCGTGGCCCGGGTGATCGCCGACCGCCTCAACGCCCCCCTCGACGTGCTGGTCGTCCGCAAGCTCGGCGTGCCCTGGGCGCCCGAGGTGGCGTACGGGGCGCTCGGCCCCGGCGGCGTTCAGGTCCTCAACGAGGCGGTCGCCGGCCGGATCAGCGAGAACGACCGCGCCCAGGTCCGCCGACGTGAACAGGCCGAACTGGACCGACGCGAACAGCGCTACCGCGGCGACCGGCCGCCGCTGGACCTGACCAACCGCACCGCCGTCGTCGTCGACGACGGACTCGCCACCGGCGCCACCGCCCGCGCCGCCGTCCAGGTCGCCCGCCACCTCGGCGCCGCCCGCGTGCTCGTCGCCGTCCCGGTCGGCTCCCCGCAGGCGTACGACATGCTCGCCGCCACCGCCGACACGGTGGTGAGCTGCCAACTTCCACCCGACTTCGCCGCCGTCGGCGCCTACTACGACGACTTCCACGAGGTCTCCGACGACGAGGTGACGCAGGCGCTGACCGCCATCGCGTGA
- a CDS encoding putative bifunctional diguanylate cyclase/phosphodiesterase translates to MTRAQARDNGTDRRLLLLVGLVVFAAAVATLVSVRLIEAGGLVTEKNLTRAGTITFLVAVAATVNVRIRIRATTHGVSWTDAASVIGLAVAPVPWVVIATGLGVAIARLIGRLPPIKLAFGVAKEMTLAAVGGLVLVAAGWSWPWSGPINRSLPALVLAYLTVVVLDEVLTFPVLAFATGTPIRKRFREQVDLRLASVFARFSVVLSTLLILRSNPTFLIVVPPLVLSLHLAYSSRLRSRAEREAWQRLARTTDALNVVDLDQVLTTAVTQATELFSADEVEIELREEEKVVRGVGGAITYSGPTGEPSAVQGSVLTSRLEGHDQTVDIGMLRLRFAGPVELSEREQYTLRTFASALCTAVRNAQAYAELARIAADHAYAATHDALTGLSNRRHLLDEGTAQLTTRHADGVTALVLIDLNHFKEVNDTLGHGAGDQVLIQVAGRLRDAARPDDLVARLGGDEFAVLLRGLPAPAVAAHRAEALLAALHDPLDLDGMRISVEASGGIAAAPATGGMAELLRRADVAMYQAKRAGQRTATYAPTRDTADLNRLTLGGELPRAVADHEFTVNFQPIVDLGSGQVVGAEALARWHHPTHGLIDPLRFLEAVERSGLLPAFAEAILDQALIAAGSWHDAGFDLPVSVNVSPRSLLDARFPGAVLARLRAHDLPPDRLVLELTETLTLSQLDVVDRVLSRLRDSGVRLALDDFGTGYSSLSLLSRIPVHELKIDRSFVTAMETAPEAAAVIRSTLDLGRSLDLTVVAEGVESEPQRRALWELGCAAGQGHLFARPLAAGALLAALQRGAGGRPGALARPLHDAGAVIRLPGRRGGGTRNRPAPPAATDARQP, encoded by the coding sequence GTGACTCGCGCCCAGGCACGCGACAATGGGACCGATCGGCGGCTGTTGCTGCTTGTCGGTCTCGTCGTGTTTGCGGCCGCCGTCGCCACCCTGGTCAGTGTCCGGCTCATCGAAGCCGGCGGCCTGGTGACGGAGAAAAACCTCACCCGTGCCGGCACGATCACCTTCCTCGTCGCGGTGGCCGCGACCGTCAATGTACGAATCCGCATTCGTGCCACGACCCACGGTGTTTCCTGGACCGACGCGGCCTCGGTGATCGGGCTCGCGGTCGCGCCCGTGCCCTGGGTCGTCATCGCCACCGGCCTGGGTGTCGCGATCGCCCGGCTGATCGGCCGGCTTCCGCCCATCAAACTGGCCTTCGGCGTGGCCAAGGAGATGACGCTGGCCGCCGTGGGCGGACTCGTCCTCGTCGCCGCCGGGTGGTCCTGGCCCTGGTCGGGGCCGATCAACCGCTCACTTCCCGCCCTGGTCCTCGCCTATCTGACCGTCGTGGTCCTGGACGAGGTGCTCACCTTCCCGGTGCTCGCCTTCGCGACCGGCACCCCGATCCGCAAACGGTTCCGCGAGCAGGTGGACCTCCGGCTGGCCAGCGTTTTCGCCCGCTTCTCGGTGGTCCTGTCCACGCTCCTCATCCTGAGGAGCAACCCGACCTTCCTGATCGTCGTACCGCCCCTCGTGCTGAGCCTGCACCTCGCCTACTCCAGCCGCCTCCGCAGCCGGGCCGAACGCGAGGCCTGGCAGCGACTGGCCCGGACCACCGACGCGCTGAACGTGGTCGACCTCGACCAGGTCCTCACCACCGCGGTCACCCAGGCCACCGAACTCTTCTCCGCCGACGAGGTCGAGATCGAGCTGCGCGAGGAGGAGAAGGTCGTCCGGGGCGTGGGCGGAGCCATCACCTACAGCGGCCCGACCGGCGAACCGAGCGCGGTCCAGGGATCGGTGCTCACCAGCCGCCTCGAAGGTCACGACCAGACCGTCGACATCGGCATGCTGCGGCTCCGCTTCGCCGGGCCGGTCGAGCTGTCCGAACGCGAGCAGTACACCCTGCGTACCTTCGCCTCCGCCCTGTGCACCGCGGTCCGCAACGCCCAGGCGTACGCCGAACTCGCCCGCATCGCCGCCGACCACGCCTACGCCGCCACCCACGACGCCCTCACCGGCCTGTCCAACCGCCGCCACCTGCTGGACGAGGGCACCGCCCAGCTCACCACCCGGCACGCCGACGGCGTCACCGCCCTGGTGCTGATCGACCTCAACCACTTCAAGGAGGTCAACGACACGCTCGGGCACGGCGCCGGGGACCAGGTGCTCATCCAGGTCGCCGGCCGGCTGCGCGACGCGGCCCGCCCCGACGACCTGGTCGCCCGGCTCGGCGGCGACGAGTTCGCCGTGCTCCTGCGTGGCCTGCCCGCCCCGGCGGTCGCCGCGCACCGCGCGGAGGCCCTGCTCGCCGCCCTGCACGACCCGCTCGACCTGGACGGCATGCGGATCAGCGTGGAGGCCAGCGGTGGCATCGCCGCCGCCCCGGCCACCGGCGGCATGGCCGAACTGCTCCGCCGCGCCGACGTGGCCATGTACCAGGCCAAACGCGCCGGCCAGCGGACCGCCACGTACGCGCCGACCCGCGACACCGCCGACCTGAACCGGCTCACCCTCGGCGGGGAGCTGCCCCGGGCCGTCGCCGACCACGAGTTCACCGTCAACTTCCAGCCCATCGTCGACCTGGGCAGCGGCCAGGTCGTCGGCGCGGAGGCGCTGGCCCGCTGGCACCACCCCACCCACGGCCTGATCGACCCGCTGCGCTTCCTCGAAGCGGTGGAACGCTCCGGGCTGCTGCCCGCGTTCGCCGAGGCCATCCTCGACCAGGCGCTGATCGCCGCCGGCTCCTGGCACGACGCCGGCTTCGACCTGCCCGTCTCGGTGAACGTGTCGCCCCGCAGCCTCCTCGACGCCCGCTTCCCCGGTGCCGTGCTGGCCCGGCTGCGCGCCCACGACCTCCCACCGGACCGGCTCGTGCTGGAACTGACCGAGACGCTCACCCTCAGCCAGCTCGACGTGGTCGACCGGGTGCTCAGCCGGCTGCGCGACTCCGGCGTCCGGCTGGCCCTCGACGACTTCGGCACCGGCTACTCGTCGCTCTCGCTGCTCTCCCGCATCCCGGTCCACGAACTCAAGATCGACCGCAGCTTCGTCACCGCCATGGAGACCGCGCCCGAGGCCGCCGCCGTCATCCGCTCCACCCTCGACCTGGGCCGCAGCCTCGACCTCACCGTGGTCGCCGAGGGCGTGGAGAGCGAACCGCAACGCCGCGCGCTCTGGGAACTGGGCTGCGCGGCCGGGCAGGGTCACCTGTTCGCCCGTCCGCTGGCCGCCGGCGCGCTGCTCGCCGCCCTCCAACGCGGCGCCGGCGGGCGACCCGGCGCGCTCGCCCGGCCGCTGCACGACGCCGGCGCGGTCATCCGGCTGCCCGGCCGCCGCGGCGGCGGCACCCGCAACCGTCCCGCCCCGCCCGCCGCCACCGACGCCCGGCAGCCCTGA
- a CDS encoding glycosyltransferase 87 family protein: MTASPTTRRWSTLDGAAGGLALDLALYGAATVFAAVTAATSTLPPHRAWGTVATVGYALATLAVTLQLLARRRDPGTRLAGLPARWTVTGLTWATTALLPVVTQSIQRAAGRTDRAQEEVLVVEHAGTRLAEHGTPYLGPDAIAALPPGEQLLGYTPYQPGMALFGLPRAATDAWWTDARVWFAVATALALVALVATLRPPATGPGTPRRAAALLRAVQAATVLPVCALTLATGGDDLPVLALCLLALALAAAGRPGRAGLAVGAAGALKLFALPIAVVLICWAATRRAGARTALGALGLPVLALVPVLLVDSDALVENVLRFPLGHGLVTSPAQSPFPGHLIAETLPAGRVVAAALLVAVGLAIAVRLLRRPPRTAATTAAVCGYGLLAAILLMPSTRFGYLLYPIALLVLAPALALAETRIRDTGRTAFPATTRHDPVERRTPET, translated from the coding sequence GTGACCGCCAGCCCCACCACCCGCCGCTGGTCGACGCTCGACGGCGCCGCCGGCGGCCTCGCCCTCGACCTGGCCCTCTACGGCGCCGCCACCGTCTTCGCCGCGGTCACCGCCGCCACCTCCACGCTGCCACCGCACCGCGCCTGGGGCACGGTCGCCACCGTCGGGTACGCGCTCGCCACGCTCGCCGTGACCCTCCAGCTCCTCGCCCGCCGCCGCGACCCCGGCACCCGCCTGGCCGGACTGCCCGCCCGGTGGACGGTCACCGGGCTCACCTGGGCCACCACCGCGCTGCTGCCGGTCGTCACGCAGAGCATCCAGCGGGCCGCCGGACGCACCGACCGGGCGCAGGAGGAGGTGCTCGTGGTCGAACACGCCGGCACCCGCCTCGCCGAGCACGGCACCCCCTACCTCGGACCCGACGCGATCGCCGCCCTGCCACCCGGCGAGCAACTCCTCGGCTACACGCCCTACCAACCCGGCATGGCGCTGTTCGGGCTGCCCCGGGCCGCGACCGACGCCTGGTGGACCGACGCCCGCGTCTGGTTCGCCGTCGCCACCGCGCTCGCCCTCGTCGCCCTGGTCGCCACGCTGCGTCCACCCGCCACCGGCCCGGGAACACCCCGCCGCGCCGCCGCGCTGCTGCGCGCCGTCCAGGCCGCCACCGTCCTGCCCGTCTGCGCGCTCACGCTCGCCACCGGCGGCGACGACCTTCCCGTACTCGCGCTCTGCCTGCTCGCGCTCGCCCTCGCCGCCGCCGGCCGGCCCGGCCGCGCGGGCCTCGCGGTCGGCGCCGCGGGCGCCCTGAAACTCTTCGCGCTGCCGATCGCGGTCGTGCTGATCTGCTGGGCCGCCACCCGACGGGCCGGCGCCCGCACCGCGCTCGGCGCTCTCGGCCTGCCCGTCCTCGCCCTCGTCCCGGTGCTGCTCGTCGACTCCGACGCCCTGGTCGAGAACGTGCTGCGCTTCCCGCTCGGCCACGGCCTGGTCACCAGCCCCGCCCAGTCCCCGTTCCCCGGTCACCTGATCGCCGAGACGCTCCCCGCCGGCCGGGTGGTCGCCGCCGCGCTGCTCGTCGCGGTCGGCCTGGCGATCGCCGTCCGGCTGCTGCGCCGCCCGCCCCGCACCGCCGCGACCACCGCGGCCGTCTGCGGGTACGGGCTGCTCGCCGCGATCCTGCTGATGCCCTCCACCCGCTTCGGCTACCTGCTCTACCCGATCGCCCTGCTCGTGCTCGCCCCGGCGCTGGCGCTCGCCGAAACCCGGATCCGGGACACCGGCCGAACGGCATTCCCGGCAACCACCCGGCACGATCCGGTCGAAAGGCGTACACCTGAGACATGA
- a CDS encoding single-stranded DNA-binding protein yields MREEMVMAGDTTITVIGNLTDDPELRFTPSGAAVAKFRVASTPRFMDKASGEWKDGEPLFLSCTVWRQAAENVAESLQRGARVIVSGRLRQRSYETREGEKRTVIELEVDEIGPSLRYATAKVQKMSRSGGGGGGFGGGGGGGQGGGGGNFDDPWASAAPAPSRAGSGGGNFDEEPPF; encoded by the coding sequence GTGCGCGAGGAGATGGTCATGGCAGGAGACACCACCATCACGGTCATCGGCAACCTGACCGATGACCCCGAGTTGCGGTTCACCCCCTCCGGTGCCGCGGTCGCCAAGTTCCGGGTCGCTTCGACGCCCCGGTTCATGGACAAGGCGTCCGGCGAGTGGAAGGACGGCGAGCCGCTGTTCCTCTCGTGCACGGTCTGGCGCCAGGCCGCCGAGAACGTCGCCGAGTCGCTGCAGCGCGGCGCCCGGGTGATCGTGTCCGGCCGGCTTCGCCAGCGGTCGTACGAGACCCGCGAGGGTGAGAAGCGCACCGTCATCGAGCTGGAGGTCGACGAGATCGGCCCGTCCCTGCGCTACGCCACGGCGAAGGTGCAGAAGATGTCCCGCTCCGGTGGCGGAGGCGGCGGCTTCGGCGGTGGTGGCGGTGGTGGCCAGGGCGGCGGCGGAGGCAACTTCGACGACCCCTGGGCCTCGGCTGCCCCGGCCCCCTCCCGCGCTGGTTCGGGCGGCGGAAACTTCGACGAGGAGCCCCCGTTCTGA